In one window of Cydia fagiglandana chromosome 10, ilCydFagi1.1, whole genome shotgun sequence DNA:
- the LOC134668407 gene encoding uncharacterized protein LOC134668407, with amino-acid sequence MFRGCVLFAVFHVISAQGQFPPSLPPNIPQKCLGPPPAVEKPHECCPIPPFFTDEDFAECGFQKLDDSEPDAKPRGPPDCSKQLCMLKKYELLNEEEDIDEEAITKFLDDWGAKNEEFQAAAGIAKERCIGKNLFGPPQICEANKIVFCVSSTIFDKCPTWQETEGCTALRTHMDDCRPPFPN; translated from the exons ATGTTCAGAGGCTGTGTGTTGTTCGCTGTTTTCCAT GTGATTTCCGCACAAGGACAATTTCCACCAAGTTTGCCACCAAACATCCCTCAAAAATGTCTTGGACCACCTCCAGCCGTT GAAAAGCCACACGAATGCTGTCCCATCCCACCATTCTTTACAGACGAAGATTTTGCTGAGTGCGGCTTCCAAAAGCTGGATGACAGTGAACCTGATGCCAAACCACGGGGACCACCTGAT TGTTCGAAACAACTATGCATGTTGAAAAAGTACGAGCTCCTCAACGAAGAAGAGGACATTGATGAAGAAGCCATCACGAAGTTCCTAGATGACTGGGGGGCGAAGAATGAAGAGTTCCAAGCGGCAGCAGGCATTGCCAAGGAACGGTGTATTGGAAAGAACCTATTCGGACCCCCGCAGATATGCGAAGCTAATAAGATCGTGTTCTGTGTTAGCTCGACTATCTTTGAT AAATGTCCAACCTGGCAAGAAACAGAGGGATGCACAGCACTGAGGACTCATATGGATGACTGCAGACCTCCTTTccctaattaa
- the LOC134668197 gene encoding uncharacterized protein LOC134668197 translates to MFKIFALFLMCSIVNADLLLQQRRKGATLKPLSACCDIPELGDSKHLAECSNPKLPGPCNDVQCVFEKSGFLIDKNTLNKEAYRAHLKKWSEAHSGWSQAVDRAIADCVDKDLRQYLDYSCKAYDVFTCTGIAMLKKCPESAWKC, encoded by the exons atgtttaaaatattcgCGTTGTTTTTGATGTGTTCG ATCGTAAATGCTGACTTACTGCTACAACAAAGGCGGAAGGGAGCCACATTG aaaCCTTTGTCAGCCTGCTGTGATATTCCGGAGTTAGGAGACTCTAAGCATTTAGCTGAATGCTCAAATCCTAAACTGCCTGGACCA TGCAACGACGTCCAATGCGTCTTTGAAAAGTCAGGCTTCCTCATCGATAAAAACACTCTCAACAAAGAAGCGTACCGCGCTCATCTGAAGAAATGGTCGGAGGCACACAGCGGCTGGTCGCAAGCCGTCGACCGAGCTATAGCCGACTGCGTGGACAAGGACTTAAGGCAGTATCTTGACTACTCCTGTAAGGCGTATGACGTCTTCACTTGCACTGGCATCGCTATGTTGAAG AAATGTCCGGAATCAGCTTGGAAATGCTAA